AGCATGATGCGCACGATCAGCGATCTCGATGGCGGGGGGCGCACCCCGCGCGGCATCGGCATGCCCGCTGCCTCCGGCATGTACGACCCGAGGCACGAGAAGGATTCCTGCGGTCTGGCCATGGTCGCCACGACGCGCGGCACGGCCGGCCACGACATCGTCGCGCTGGCGCTCGAGGCGCTGCGCAACCTCGAGCATCGCGGCGCGGTCGGCTCTGACGCGGGCACCGGTGACGGTGCGGGCATCCTGACGCAGATGCCCGATGCGTTCCTGCGGGCCGTGGTGGACTTCGAGCTGCCCGAGGCCGGGGCCTTCGCCGCGGGGCTCGTCTACCTGCCGCTCGACGACGCGGAGCGGGAGCGCATCAAGGAGCGCATCTGGGAGATCGCCGGCCAGGAGCGCCTGCGCGTGCTCGGCTGGCGCGAGGTGCCGACCGTGCCCGACGCGCTCGGCAAGCTCGCCCGCGCGGCGATGCCGTCGATCCACCAGCTCTTCGTCACGGGCGCCAACGGGCCGACGCGGGGCATCGAGCTCGACCGCCTCACCTGGCGCCTGCGCAAGCGCATCGAGCGCGAGCTGGGGGAGTACCTGCCGTCGCTCTCGAGCCGCACCATCACCTACAAGGGCATGGTGACGACCCTCCAGCTCGAGCCGTTCTACCCCGATCTGAGCGACGAGCGCTTCGAGACGAAGCTCGCGATCGTCCACTCTCGCTACTCGACGAACACCTTCCCCTCCTGGCCGCTCGCGCAGCCGCTGCGCATGATCGCCCACAACGGCGAGATCAACACGGTCGAGGGCAACCGCAACTGGATGCGCGCGCGCGAGTCGCAGCTGGCGAGCGAGCTGCTCGGCGACCTGCGCCCGCTGAAGCCCATCGTGACGCCCGGCATGAGCGACTCCTCGTCGTTCGACGAGGTGCTCGAGCTGCTGACGCTCGCCGGCCGCTCGCTGCCGCACTCGATCATGATGATGGTGCCGCCGGCGTGGGAGAACCAGCCGGACATGCCGCAGGAGCTGCGCGACTTCGCCGAGTACCACTCGCTGCTCATGGAGCCGTGGGACGGCCCGGCGGCCATCAGCTTCACCGACGGGACGCTGGTCGGCGCGACGCTCGACCGCAACGGCCTGCGCCCCGGGCGCTGGCTCGAGACGGACGACGGGCTCGTCGTGCTGGCGAGCGAGACCGGTGTGCTGCCGATCGAGCCCAGCCGCGTCGTGCGCCGCGGCCGCCTGCAGCCGGGCGTGCTCTTCCTGGTCGACACCGAGGCGGGCCGCGTCGTGCCCGACGAGGAGATCAAGCGCGACCTCGCCGGCATGGAGCCCTGGGGTGAATGGCTCGAGTCGAGCCGCATCCACCTCGCCGACCTGCCGGAGCGCGAGCACGTCGCGCACACCGCCGCATCCGTCACGCGCCGGCAGCGCACCTTCGGCTACACCGAGGAGGAGGTGAAGATCCTCATCGCGCCGATGGCAAAGACCGGCGCCGAGCCGCTGGGAGCGATGGGATCCGACACCCCCATCGCGGTGCTCGCCGAGCGCCCGCGGCTGCTCTTCGACTACTTCAAGCAGGCCTTCGCGCAGGTGACGAACCCGCCGCTCGACTCGCTGCGGGAGTCGATCGTGACGAGCATGACGATGGGCCTGGGGCCGGTGCGCAACCTGCTCACGGCGACGCCCTCGCACGCGAGCCAGATCATCCTCGACTTCCCCGTGATCGACAACGACGCGCTGGCGAAGATCCGCTCGATCGACCGCACGCCCGGCTCGCGCCGCACCGTCGTGCTCAAGGGGCTCTACCGCGTCGATGACGGCACCGCTTCGACGCAGGCCGAGGCGATGGAGCGCAGGCTCGAGGAGATGTGCCGCGAGGTCGACGAGGCCATCGTCGATGGCGCGCAGTACGTCATCCTCTCCGACCGCGACTCCACCGATCAGCTCGCGCCGATCCCGACCCTGCTCATGACGAGCGCCGTGCACCACCACCTCATCAAGGCATCCACGCGCATGCGCGTCGGCATCGTCGTCGAGGCCGGCGACGTGCGCGAGGTGCACCACGTGGCGCTGCTGATCGGCTATGGCGCGAGCGCCATCAACCCCTACCTGGCGATGGAGACGGCCGAGCAGCTCGCGCTCTCCGGCCAGCTGGGCGCCGACGTCGAGACCGCGGTGCGCAACGTCATCAAGGGGCTCGGCAAGGGCGTGACGAAGATCATGTCGAAGATGGGCATCTCGACCGTCGGCTCCTACGGCGGCGCGCAGGCGTTCGAGGCCGTCGGGCTCTCGCAAGAGCTCGTCGACCGCTACTTCACGGGCACGCACTCGCCGCTCGGCGGCGTCGACCTGGGCGTGATCGCCGAGGAGAACCGGCTGCGACACCGGGCCGCCTATCCCGACGAGCGGGCGCCCTTCGCACACGAGCGGCTCGCGACCGGCGGCGAGTACCAGTGGCGCCGCGACGGCGCCCCGCACCTGTTCAACCCGGAGACGGTGTTCAAGCTGCAGCACGCGACCCGCACCGGCCGCTACGAGGTGTTCCAGGAGTACACGCAGCTCGTCGACGACCAGACGGCCGAGCTCAAGACGCTGCGCGGTCTCATGCGGCTGCGCACCGACGCCTCGACCGCGATCCCGATCGACGAGGTCGAGCCGATCTCCGAGATCGTCAAGCGCTTCTCCACCGGCGCGATGAGCTACGGCTCCATCTCGAAGGAGGCGCACGAGACGCTCGCGATCGCCATGAACCGGCTGGGCGCGAAGTCGAACACCGGCGAGGGCGGTGAGGATGCCGACCGGCTGCTCGACCCCGAGCGCCGCAGCGCGATCAAGCAGGTCGCCTCCGGGCGCTTCGGCGTGACGAGCATGTACCTCACGCACGCCGACGACATCCAGATCAAGATGGCGCAGGGCGCGAAGCCCGGCGAGGGCGGCCAGCTGCCGCCGGGCAAGGTCTACCCCTGGGTCGCCCGCACGCGGCACGCGACTGCGGGCGTCGGCCTCATCTCGCCGCCGCCGCACCACGACATCTACTCGATCGAGGATCTCAAGCAGCTGATCTTCGACCTCAAGCGCGCCAACACATCCGCCCGTGTGCACGTGAAGCTCGTCTCGCAGTCGGGCATCGGCGCGGTCGCGGCGGGCGTGGCGAAGGCGAAGGCGGATGTCGTGCTCGTCTCCGGCCACGACGGCGGCACGGGCGCGAGCCCGCTGAACTCGCTGAAGCACGCCGGCACGCCGTGGGAGATCGGCCTGGCCGAGACGCAGCACACGCTGATGATGAACGGCCTGCGCGAGCGCGTGAGCGTGCAGGTCGACGGTCAGCTGAAGACCGGCCGCGACGTCATCATCGGCGCGCTGCTCGGCGCGGAGGAGTTCGGGTTCGCGACCGCACCGCTCGTGGTCTCCGGCTGCATCATGATGCGCGTCTGCCACCTCGACACCTGCCCCGTGGGCGTCGCGACGCAGAACCCCGTGCTGCGACAGCGCTTCACCGGCAAGCCTGAGTTCGTCATCCAGTTCTTCGAGTTCCTCGCGCAGCAGGTGCGCGAGCTGCTCGCCGAGCTCGGCCTGCGCTCGATCGACGAGGCGATCGGCCGCTCGGACCTGCTCGACGTCGACCCGGCCATCCAGCACTGGAAGGCCGACGGGCTCGACCTCGCACCGGTGCTCACGCGGCCAGCGGGTGCGCACGGCGCACCTCGGCGGATGACCGAGCAGGATCACGAGCTCGAGCAGCAGCTCGACACGCGACTCCTCCCGCAGCTCGAGCAGGCGCTCGACGCGGGGGAGCGGCTCGTGCTCGAGCTCGAGATCGCGAACACCGACCGCGCGCTCGGCACGATGCTCGGCAACGCCATCACGCTCCGCGCAGGCGAGGACGGCCTCGCGCCCGGCACGGTCGACCTGACGCTGCACGGCTCCGCGGGCCAGTCGCTCGGCGCCTTCGTGCCGCGCGGCATCGCGCTGCGGCTGCACGGCGACGCCAACGACTACGTCGGCAAGGGCCTCTCCGGCGGTCTCATCACCGTGCGGCCTCCTGCCGACGCCGCGCTCGTCGCCGAGCACAACGTCATCGCAGGCAACGTGATCGGCTACGGCGCCACGAGCGGCGAGCTCTACCTGCGCGGCGTCGTGGGCGAGCGCTTCCTGGTGCGCAACTCCGGCGCGACCGCCGTGTGCGAAGGCGCCGGCGACCACGCCCTCGAGTACATGACCGGCGGCATCGCCGTCATCCTCGGCACCACCGGCCGCAACATCGGCGCCGGCATGTCCGGCGGCTGCGCCTACATCCTCGACCTCGATCAACGGCTGCTCAACCAGGACTCGTTCCACCAGGGCGAGCTGCGGGTCGAGGGTCTCGCCGAGGAGGACAGCATCGAGCTGCGCGCGATCCTCTCCCGGCACGTCGAGCTGACGGGCTCCGCGGTCGCCGCGGCGCTGCTCGAGTCCGACCTGCAGCGCATCTCGAAGCTCGTGCCCCGCGACTGGGCGATGGTGCGATCCATCCGACTCGACGCCGAGAAGCAGGGCGTCGATCCCGACTCTGACAACATCTGGCGCAAGATCCTGGAGGTGACCGGTGGCTGATCCCCGTGGATTCCTGAAGGTGACGGAGCGCGAGCTCCCGAAGAAGCGCCCGGTGCCGGTGCGCATCCTCGACTGGCGCGAGATCGGCGAACCGGGCGACAAGGCCGTGCTCAAGCGGCAGGCGGGGCGCTGCATGGACTGCGGCGTGCCCTTCTGCCACCAGGGCTGCCCGCTCGGCAACCTCATCCCCGAGTGGAACGACCTCACCTGGCGCGGCGAGGGCCGCGCGGCGAGCGACCGCCTGCACGCCACGAACAACTTCCCGGAGCTCACGGGCCGGCTGTGCCCTGCGCCCTGCGAGTCGTCGTGCGTGCTCGGCATCAACCAGCCTGCCGTCACGATCAAGTCGATCGAGCAGACGATCGCCGACGAGGCGTTCGCGAACGGCTGGACCGAGCCGCATCCGCCCGCACGCCTCACCGGCAAGACGGTCGCCGTGGTCGGCTCCGGGCCCGCGGGGCTCGCCGCCGCCCAGCAGCTCACGCGCGCGGGCCACACCGTCGCCGTGTACGAGCGCGACGACCGCATCGGTGGCCTGCTGCGCTACGGCATCCCCGACTTCAAGCTCGAGAAGAAGACCATCGATGCCAGGCTCGCGCAGATGACCGCAGAGGGCACCCGCTTCCGCGCGGGCGTCCAGATCGGCCGCGACATCAGCTGGGACGAGCTCTCCGAGCGCTTCGACGCCGTCGTGGTCGCAACGGGCGCGCCTGTGGCGCGCGAGCTCGACATCCCGGGTCGCGAGCTCGACGGGGTGCACCTGGCGATGGAGTACCTCGTGCAGCAGAACCGCACGGTCGCCGGCACCCATCCCGCCAATCAGATCTCCGCGGAGGGCAAGCACGTGGTCGTGCTCGGCGGCGGCGACACCGGCTCCGACTGCATCGGCACCGCGCACCGCCAGGGCGCGCTCTCGGTGACGAACCTCGCGATCGGCGTGCAGCCGCCCACCGAGCGGCCCGAGCACCAGCCGTGGCCCGTGCACCCGACCCTGTTCGAGGTGCAGACCAGCCACGAGGAGGGCGGCGAGCGCGAGTACCTCGCCTCGACCGTCGAGTTCGTCGCGAACAAGGCCGGCGAGGTGCGCGCACTGAAGATCGCCGAGACCGAGATCGTCGACGGCACGCGCCGCCCGAAGGCCGGCACCGAGCGCGAGATCCCCGCAGACCTCGTGCTGCTGGCGCTGGGCTTCACGGGTGCGGATGCGTCGATCGGCGAGGCGCTCGAGGTCCCGTTCGAGCGCGGCGTGCCGAAGCGGCAGGCAGACTTCTCGACCGAGCGTCCGGGCGTGTTCGTCGCCGGCGACGCCGGCCGTGGCGCATCGCTCATCGTCTGGGCGATCGCGGAGGGCCGCGCGGCCGCCGCAGCGGTCGACGCATACCTCGAAGGATCAAGCGAGCTGCCGGCGCCCGTGAAGGCGACAGACCGCGCCTTCGCGGCCTGAGCGGGGCGCCCGGGCCATTCCCGGGCGCTCCACTGGCAAGATGGAACCGTTCGTGCCGAACCCACCCAGGCGGCGCGATGACGAAAGCGAGTGACTTGTGAGACGAGCCAAGATCGTCGCGACGTGGGGGCCGGCCCTTGCCGGCTACGAGAACACGAAGGCCGCTATCGCGGCCGGCGTGAACGTCGCGCGAATGAACCTGAGCCATGGCGACCGCAGCGTGCACGAGGAGGTGTACGCGAACATCCGCAGGGCCTCCGACGAGCTGCGCACGCCGGTCGGCATCCTGGTCGACCTGCAGGGCCCGAAGATCCGCCTCGGCAAGATCCCCGGCGGCCCCTTCGAGCTCGTCGAGGGCGCGCGCTTCACGATCACCACCGATGAGATCGAGGGCGACGCCGAGCGCGCCGGCACGACCTTCAAGGGCCTGCCAGCCGACGTCAAGGCGGGCGACCCGCTGCTGATCGACGACGGACGCATCGCGCTGCGCGCCGTGGAGGTCACCGAGACCGAGGTGATCACCGAGGTGGTCGTCGGCGGACCGGTGAGCTCCAACAAGGGCATCAACCTGCCCGGTGTGGCCGTGAACGTGCCCGCCCTGAGCGAGAAGGACGAATCCGATCTGCGCTGGGCGCTCGACCTGGGCGCCGACATCATCGCGCTCTCGTTCGTGCGCGACGCATCCGACATCGATCGCGTGCACGAGATCATGGCCGAGGAGGGCAGGAAGCTGCCCGTCGTCGCCAAGATCGAGAAGCCGCAGGCCGTCGAGAACCTGGCCGGCATCATCGACGCGTTCGACGCCATCATGGTCGCCCGAGGCGACCTGGGCGTCGAGCTGCCCCTCGAGCAGGTGCCGCTGGTGCAGAAGCGGGCGGTCGAGATGGCGCGCCGCTGGGCGAAGCCGGTCATCGTCGCCACGCAGGTGCTCGAGTCGATGATCGAGAACCCACGCCCCACGCGCGCAGAGGCGAGCGACTGCGCCAACGCGATCCTGGACGGCGCGGATGCGGTGATGCTCTCGGGCGAGACGAGCGTCGGCAAGCACGCCATCACCACGATCGAGACCATGGCGCGCATCGTCACGGCGGTGGAGGAGCAGGGCCTCGGCCGCATCCCTCCGCTCGGCACGAAGCCCCGCACGCAGGGCGGTGCCATGACGCTCGCAGCCCTCGAGGTCGCCGACTTCGTGGACGCCGCGGCCATCGTGGTCTTCACCGAGTCGGGTGACTCGGCGCGCCGCATGTCGCGACTGCGCACCAAGATCCCCACCTTCGGCTTCACCCCCGACCCCGAGGTCGAGTGCCGGATGCAGATGGTCTGGGGCATGCAGACGCATCTGGTCGACCGCGTCACCCACACCGACGACATGATCGCGCAGGTGGATGACGTGCTGATCGGCAAGGGTCTGGTCGCGGTGGGCGAGAAGGTCGTCGTGATCTCCGGCATGCCGCCAGGCATCTCCGGCTCCACCAATGACCTGCGCGTGCATCGCGTCGGCGACGTGCACGCGGAGGCCGCCCCGGCCTACCACGGCAAGCGCCGCATCGAGGTCGTGCACTCGGTCCCGACGCCCGAGGGCTGAGCTCTGTCGGTCGAGCCCCTCCACGCTGGTCGAGGAGGCCTCTAGGGCCGAATCGAGACTCCACCATCACGCTGGTCGAGCAGGCCCGCAGGGCCGTATCGAGACCAGAACGGCCCGCCCCTCGCAGGGCGGGCCGTTCTGCTGTGCCGGTGGTGGGACTCGAACCCACAATCCTTGCGGAAGCGCATTTTGAGTGCGCCGCGTATGCCAATTCCGCCACACCGGCTCTCGACCCGGCAGAGCAGGGCCGTCGCGAACACTAGGCTAGTGGTCATGACCGACGACCTCTTCGCAGAGCCCCAGATCGACACGGCAGCTGTCGCCCCGAGCGCCACCACGGCCCGCACGGTGCTCGTCGCCGAGGACGAGTCGCTCATCCGCCTCGACATCGTCGAGACGCTGGAGGCTGCCGGGTTCAACGTCATCGGCGAGGCCGGCGACGGTGAGCGCGCTGTCGAGCTCGCGACCGAGCTCAAGCCCGACCTCGTGGTCATGGATGTGAAGATGCCCAAGATGGACGGCATCACCGCAGCCGAGAAGATCGGCGCCGCGAAGATCGCGCCCGTCGTGCTGCTCACTGCCTTCAGCCAGAAGGAGCTCGTGGAGCGAGCCGGTGAGGCAGGGGCGCTCGCCTACGTGGTGAAGCCGTTCACGCAGAACGACCTGCTGCCGGCGATCGAGATCGCGCTGGCACGCTGGGATCAGATCCGCGCGCTCGAGTCTGAGGTCGCCGACTTCGCTGACCGCTTCGAGACCCGCAAGCTCGTCGACCGGGCCAAGGGCCTGCTCAACCAGCGCATGGGCCTGGCAGAGCCTGAGGCGTTCCGCTGGATCCAGAAGGCCTCGATGGATCGCCGCCTCACGATGGGCGAGGTCGCACAGGCCGTCATCGAGCAGCTGGGCACCGCCAAGAAGTAACCCCCCCCTCACGTGAGTGGCGCCCCCCGCACCTGAGTGGCGCCTCCGGCAGGTGAGTGGCGCCTCCCGCACGTGAGTGGCGGCTGCCGCGCCTGAGTGGCGGCTGCCGCGCCTGAGTGGCGCCTGCCGCGCCTGAGTGGCGGCTGCCGCGCCTGAGTGGCGGCTGCCGCGCCTGAGTGGCGCCTCCCGCACCGACGGCGCATTCCGAACGGCGGCCCTCCACAGCAACGCCCTGCTCGCCCGCCGCGGTTGCGCGGCATCGACCACCATGCCGCGCATGGATTCCTCCCACGGCTTCACTGTCCGAGACGGTCTCGACCGCGGCTACACGTCCGCAGAGCTCCGCTCCATGGCGTTCACCTCGCCTGCGCGCGGCACCCGCATCACTGCGGCGATCGGCGATGAGGCGCAGGCGCTCTTCGAGGCAGTCCGCGTCCTCGCCCTCGACGACCAGTTCTTCTCGCACTCGACGGCCGCGCGTATCCATGGCATGCCGCTTCCGACGCGGCTCGAGACCGACCGCAAGGTCCACCTCTCCTCGCCGACTGGCCGGGCCCGTATGCAACGACCCGGCGTCGTGGGTCACCGCCTCAAGTCGCAGACGGTCGAGGTCGACGGGGTGCGGGTCGAGTCGCGTCCGGACGTCTTCGTGCACCTGGCCACCATGCTGACCGTCGAGGAACTGGTCATGGTGGGTGACTGGCTCGTCTCGCCCAAGCGCCGCGCGCCGCTCACGGTTGAGGATCTGAGGGATGCGCTGCGGCGCTACGACGGGGCACGCGGGCTCCAGCGCGCACGGCATGCGCTTTCACTCGTGAGGGTCGGCGCTGAGTCTCCGAGGGAGAGCCTCGTGCGGCTGCTCGTGACCGGCTGCCTGCCTGAGCCGACATTGCAGCATGAAGTCTTCGACCCATCCGGAACCTTTGTCGCACGTCTCGACCTGAGCTGGCCGAGGCTCAAGCTCGGCGTCGAGTACGACGGCGAGCATCACACCGAGCCAGAGCAGCACGCCCGGGACCAGGCTCGGATCGGGCGACTGCGCGCCCTCGGGTGGCACATCATCACGGTCACCAAGCACGACCTGGAGGATGGCGGCACACGACTGCTCGCGGCGATCGTGGCCGCGCACCGCCGCTACTCCACGTGGACTGCTGCTTGAGTACCTCGTGAGTCGCACCGCTGGCTCGCTTGAGCCGCCACCCACTTGCGGGAGGTGCCAGTCACCTGCGGGAGGCGCCAGTCAGGTGCGGGAGGCGCCAGTCAGGTGCGGGAGGCGCCAGTCAGGTGCGGGAGGCGCCAGTCAGGTGCGGGAGGCGCCAGTCAGGTGCGGGAGGCGCCAGTCAGGTGCGGGAGGCGCCAGTCAGGTGTGGGAGGCGCCAGTCAGGTGTGGGAGGCGCCAGTCAGGTGTGGGAGGCGCCAGTCAGGTGCGGGAGGCGCCAGTCAGGTGCGGGAGGCGCCAGTCACCGGCGCGCGCGTCAGCGCGACTTGATGAAGTTCGTGATGCGCAGCGTCGAGGCGCGGCGGCCCTCGTCGTCGGTGCAGACGATCTCGTGCACGGTCATGGACCTCCCGAGGTGCACCGCCTTGCACTCTGCCGTCACCCATCCGCTCTGGATCGAGCGCGTGTGCGTGGCGTTGATGTCGGTGCCGACGGCATACCGGCCCTCGCCCGCGTGGATGTTCGCGCTCACGGAGCCGAGCGTCTCGGCGATCACGCAATAGGCGCCGCCGTGCACGTAGCCGACCGGCTGCAGGTTGCCGTCCGCGGGCATGCGCGCGATCGAGTGCTCGGCAGAGAGCTTGAGGAACTCGATGCCCATCCGCTCGGCGAGCTGGCCGCCGATCCGACCCTCGCGCCGCTCCATCAACGCCCTCGTCGCCTCGTCGGGGGCGGGGATGTCGGACTCGGTTGGCAGGGTCATGGCGGCTCCGCTCGGGGGACGGTCAGTGGGGGTGTCGGCCGCCGGCACTAGGCTGGCTGCCGTGTCGGACACGAAGCCTATCCTCATGGTCATCGACGGGCATTCGCTCGCTTTCAGGGCGTTCTTCGCGCTCCCACTGGAGAACTTCGTGAACTCCGATGGGCAGCACACGAACGCCATCCACGGATTCCTCTCGATGCTCCTGAAGCTGCTGCAGGATCACAAGCCGACGCACCTCGCCGTCGCGTTCGACATCTCCCGCTTCTCTTTCCGCACCCGCGAGTACCCGGAGTACAAGGGCACGCGCGACGAGACGCCGAAGGAGTTCAAGGGGCAGATCCCGCTGCTCGAGGAGGCGCTCCACGCGATGGGCGTGCGCACGCTCTCGAAGGAGGACTACGAGGCCGACGACATCCTCGCGACGCTCTCCGTCGAGGGCCCGAAGGCCGGCATGGATGTGTTCGTCGTCTCGGGCGACCGCGACACCATCCAGCTCGTCAACGACGAGGTGACGCTGCTGTACCCCTCGGTGCGCGGCGTCTCAGAGCTCAAGCACTACACGCCGGAGGCCGTCCGCGAGCGCTACGGCATCGAGCCGGAGCAGTACCCCGAGATCGCGGCACTGGTCGGCGAGACGAGCGACAACCTGATCGGCATCGACAAGGTCGGCGAGAAGACCGCCGTCAAGTGGATCAAGGAGTACGGCACCGTCGCGAACCTGCTCGAGCACGCCGACGACATCAAGGGCGTGGTGGGCAACAACCTGCGCGAGCAGCGCGAGCGCGCCGAGCGCAACCGCAGGCTCAACCGGCTGCTGACCGACGTCGAGCTGGGCGTGCAGATCGACGAGCTCACCCGCGGCCAGGTCGACGAGGCGAAGCTGCGCGATGTCTTCCAGCGGCTGCAGTTCCGCACGCTGCTCGACCGGGTGCTGAAGCAGGAGGGCAGCGGCGAGGCCACAGCGGCGCTCGAGCCGGAGGTGCAGGCGCCCGCCGTGCAGAAGCTCGTCGACGAGGAGCTCGACCTGTGGCTCTCGCGCGCCACGAGCACCGCCGCCGTCTCGATCGCGCCCGACGGCCTGGGCGGCATCGCAGGCTTCGGCGTCGCCACCGAGGGCGCGAGCGCCTACGTGCCCTACAAGGCGGGCACGGGTGACTACGACGGATTCGTGACGTGGCTCGCGTCGGACGCCCCGAAGGCGCTCCACGACGTGAAGGCCGCCATCAAGTCGCTCGACCGGGCGGGGCTCTCGCTCGGCGG
The window above is part of the Agrococcus sp. ARC_14 genome. Proteins encoded here:
- the gltB gene encoding glutamate synthase large subunit, translated to MPAASGMYDPRHEKDSCGLAMVATTRGTAGHDIVALALEALRNLEHRGAVGSDAGTGDGAGILTQMPDAFLRAVVDFELPEAGAFAAGLVYLPLDDAERERIKERIWEIAGQERLRVLGWREVPTVPDALGKLARAAMPSIHQLFVTGANGPTRGIELDRLTWRLRKRIERELGEYLPSLSSRTITYKGMVTTLQLEPFYPDLSDERFETKLAIVHSRYSTNTFPSWPLAQPLRMIAHNGEINTVEGNRNWMRARESQLASELLGDLRPLKPIVTPGMSDSSSFDEVLELLTLAGRSLPHSIMMMVPPAWENQPDMPQELRDFAEYHSLLMEPWDGPAAISFTDGTLVGATLDRNGLRPGRWLETDDGLVVLASETGVLPIEPSRVVRRGRLQPGVLFLVDTEAGRVVPDEEIKRDLAGMEPWGEWLESSRIHLADLPEREHVAHTAASVTRRQRTFGYTEEEVKILIAPMAKTGAEPLGAMGSDTPIAVLAERPRLLFDYFKQAFAQVTNPPLDSLRESIVTSMTMGLGPVRNLLTATPSHASQIILDFPVIDNDALAKIRSIDRTPGSRRTVVLKGLYRVDDGTASTQAEAMERRLEEMCREVDEAIVDGAQYVILSDRDSTDQLAPIPTLLMTSAVHHHLIKASTRMRVGIVVEAGDVREVHHVALLIGYGASAINPYLAMETAEQLALSGQLGADVETAVRNVIKGLGKGVTKIMSKMGISTVGSYGGAQAFEAVGLSQELVDRYFTGTHSPLGGVDLGVIAEENRLRHRAAYPDERAPFAHERLATGGEYQWRRDGAPHLFNPETVFKLQHATRTGRYEVFQEYTQLVDDQTAELKTLRGLMRLRTDASTAIPIDEVEPISEIVKRFSTGAMSYGSISKEAHETLAIAMNRLGAKSNTGEGGEDADRLLDPERRSAIKQVASGRFGVTSMYLTHADDIQIKMAQGAKPGEGGQLPPGKVYPWVARTRHATAGVGLISPPPHHDIYSIEDLKQLIFDLKRANTSARVHVKLVSQSGIGAVAAGVAKAKADVVLVSGHDGGTGASPLNSLKHAGTPWEIGLAETQHTLMMNGLRERVSVQVDGQLKTGRDVIIGALLGAEEFGFATAPLVVSGCIMMRVCHLDTCPVGVATQNPVLRQRFTGKPEFVIQFFEFLAQQVRELLAELGLRSIDEAIGRSDLLDVDPAIQHWKADGLDLAPVLTRPAGAHGAPRRMTEQDHELEQQLDTRLLPQLEQALDAGERLVLELEIANTDRALGTMLGNAITLRAGEDGLAPGTVDLTLHGSAGQSLGAFVPRGIALRLHGDANDYVGKGLSGGLITVRPPADAALVAEHNVIAGNVIGYGATSGELYLRGVVGERFLVRNSGATAVCEGAGDHALEYMTGGIAVILGTTGRNIGAGMSGGCAYILDLDQRLLNQDSFHQGELRVEGLAEEDSIELRAILSRHVELTGSAVAAALLESDLQRISKLVPRDWAMVRSIRLDAEKQGVDPDSDNIWRKILEVTGG
- a CDS encoding glutamate synthase subunit beta — protein: MADPRGFLKVTERELPKKRPVPVRILDWREIGEPGDKAVLKRQAGRCMDCGVPFCHQGCPLGNLIPEWNDLTWRGEGRAASDRLHATNNFPELTGRLCPAPCESSCVLGINQPAVTIKSIEQTIADEAFANGWTEPHPPARLTGKTVAVVGSGPAGLAAAQQLTRAGHTVAVYERDDRIGGLLRYGIPDFKLEKKTIDARLAQMTAEGTRFRAGVQIGRDISWDELSERFDAVVVATGAPVARELDIPGRELDGVHLAMEYLVQQNRTVAGTHPANQISAEGKHVVVLGGGDTGSDCIGTAHRQGALSVTNLAIGVQPPTERPEHQPWPVHPTLFEVQTSHEEGGEREYLASTVEFVANKAGEVRALKIAETEIVDGTRRPKAGTEREIPADLVLLALGFTGADASIGEALEVPFERGVPKRQADFSTERPGVFVAGDAGRGASLIVWAIAEGRAAAAAVDAYLEGSSELPAPVKATDRAFAA
- the pyk gene encoding pyruvate kinase, which codes for MRRAKIVATWGPALAGYENTKAAIAAGVNVARMNLSHGDRSVHEEVYANIRRASDELRTPVGILVDLQGPKIRLGKIPGGPFELVEGARFTITTDEIEGDAERAGTTFKGLPADVKAGDPLLIDDGRIALRAVEVTETEVITEVVVGGPVSSNKGINLPGVAVNVPALSEKDESDLRWALDLGADIIALSFVRDASDIDRVHEIMAEEGRKLPVVAKIEKPQAVENLAGIIDAFDAIMVARGDLGVELPLEQVPLVQKRAVEMARRWAKPVIVATQVLESMIENPRPTRAEASDCANAILDGADAVMLSGETSVGKHAITTIETMARIVTAVEEQGLGRIPPLGTKPRTQGGAMTLAALEVADFVDAAAIVVFTESGDSARRMSRLRTKIPTFGFTPDPEVECRMQMVWGMQTHLVDRVTHTDDMIAQVDDVLIGKGLVAVGEKVVVISGMPPGISGSTNDLRVHRVGDVHAEAAPAYHGKRRIEVVHSVPTPEG
- a CDS encoding response regulator, whose product is MTDDLFAEPQIDTAAVAPSATTARTVLVAEDESLIRLDIVETLEAAGFNVIGEAGDGERAVELATELKPDLVVMDVKMPKMDGITAAEKIGAAKIAPVVLLTAFSQKELVERAGEAGALAYVVKPFTQNDLLPAIEIALARWDQIRALESEVADFADRFETRKLVDRAKGLLNQRMGLAEPEAFRWIQKASMDRRLTMGEVAQAVIEQLGTAKK
- a CDS encoding endonuclease domain-containing protein, with the translated sequence MDSSHGFTVRDGLDRGYTSAELRSMAFTSPARGTRITAAIGDEAQALFEAVRVLALDDQFFSHSTAARIHGMPLPTRLETDRKVHLSSPTGRARMQRPGVVGHRLKSQTVEVDGVRVESRPDVFVHLATMLTVEELVMVGDWLVSPKRRAPLTVEDLRDALRRYDGARGLQRARHALSLVRVGAESPRESLVRLLVTGCLPEPTLQHEVFDPSGTFVARLDLSWPRLKLGVEYDGEHHTEPEQHARDQARIGRLRALGWHIITVTKHDLEDGGTRLLAAIVAAHRRYSTWTAA
- a CDS encoding hotdog fold thioesterase encodes the protein MERREGRIGGQLAERMGIEFLKLSAEHSIARMPADGNLQPVGYVHGGAYCVIAETLGSVSANIHAGEGRYAVGTDINATHTRSIQSGWVTAECKAVHLGRSMTVHEIVCTDDEGRRASTLRITNFIKSR